A region from the Tahibacter amnicola genome encodes:
- a CDS encoding cytochrome-c peroxidase, which translates to MRSSPRRRRFLHERNGTNGVIAYHAFPWRSPFTHIRRVPKAPDAGRATYGTPSFPQTPDCGCRVQCRDPVLRRRDFRSAQRRIHAWRNAFSSTALSADGTVSCATCHRPELAFTDGRAVAVGVDQRQGTRNSPTLIDLPSDAPLFWDGRRQHLEELIVDPLTSFHEHGFATAQDVADRVGEVPALREAYARTFGSDAAIDAQRLSAALAAYVRSIDTEPTALEKFLVHRDTARLTREQQRGLELFRGRAGCTGCHTLDEKRATLTDNQFHDRGIGARHREAGLGVVVNRALSSEPERLGQTIPADAAVAALGRFVVTRNPKDIGAFRTPTLRNVAVTGPYMHDGSIASLADAVDHELYYADETHGAGFDAQDRQALVAFLSALTEARYCHRDSTCAPSATPARSGP; encoded by the coding sequence ATGCGTTCGTCACCGCGACGTCGACGCTTCCTCCATGAACGAAATGGCACAAACGGTGTGATCGCGTATCATGCTTTTCCGTGGCGCAGCCCATTTACGCACATCAGGCGAGTTCCGAAAGCACCGGACGCCGGAAGAGCAACTTATGGCACACCGAGCTTTCCTCAGACTCCTGATTGCGGTTGTCGCGTGCAATGTCGCGACCCTGTCCTGCGCCGGCGGGACTTCAGAAGTGCACAACGCCGCATCCATGCTTGGCGAAACGCTTTTTCAAGCACCGCGCTCAGCGCGGATGGCACCGTCAGCTGTGCCACCTGTCACCGACCGGAACTGGCCTTTACGGATGGCCGTGCTGTGGCTGTCGGCGTTGACCAACGACAAGGAACGCGGAACTCACCGACGTTGATCGACCTGCCTTCCGATGCGCCACTGTTCTGGGACGGTCGTCGCCAGCACCTGGAAGAACTCATCGTTGATCCGTTGACGAGCTTCCACGAACACGGATTCGCAACCGCGCAGGACGTTGCAGACCGCGTTGGCGAAGTTCCGGCATTGCGTGAAGCCTATGCGCGCACTTTCGGAAGCGATGCCGCCATTGACGCGCAGCGCCTGTCGGCGGCACTCGCCGCCTATGTGCGTTCGATTGACACAGAACCGACAGCGCTCGAAAAGTTTCTCGTCCATCGCGACACTGCGCGTCTCACCCGCGAACAACAGCGGGGCCTTGAGCTCTTTCGCGGGCGCGCCGGTTGCACCGGCTGCCACACGCTCGACGAGAAGCGCGCAACCCTGACGGACAATCAATTCCACGATCGAGGTATTGGTGCCCGTCATCGCGAGGCCGGCCTGGGTGTGGTCGTCAACCGGGCACTTTCCAGCGAGCCCGAAAGGCTCGGCCAGACTATTCCCGCCGACGCGGCAGTCGCCGCACTGGGCCGGTTTGTCGTGACGCGAAATCCGAAGGATATCGGCGCATTCCGTACGCCGACGCTACGAAATGTCGCCGTGACCGGTCCATATATGCACGATGGATCGATCGCGTCGCTGGCCGATGCGGTGGATCACGAGCTGTACTACGCCGATGAAACGCACGGCGCCGGATTTGACGCGCAGGACCGGCAGGCGCTGGTAGCGTTCTTGTCGGCATTGACGGAGGCGCGCTACTGCCACCGTGATTCCACGTGTGCTCCCTCCGCCACACCGGCGCGCAGCGGCCCGTAG